Within Deltaproteobacteria bacterium, the genomic segment ATCGGGACTTCCGGAATTCAGATTCGCCGACCTGATACGCGACGGAAAGATATTGAGAGAGGCAAGGGAGGACGCGTTTGAAATTGTGAAAGAAGACCCGGAGCTGAAAAGATATCCCGACCTTCTGGACGAGGTCAGGAAGAGGTTCGGAAGCGTATTCGATATTGCGGGCATTTCTTAGAACCGCCCGATTGCGGTCCCCGCTCAAAACACTTCGATTCCAGCTAAATCCGTAACGGGCCTGCAACTAATTCGGCACGAGTCAATCTAATATTTATATTGTCGCTTCATGTGAAATAATCTCTGCCGGACAGTGCGATATGAAACTCAGTGTGATAATTCCAGCGTTGAATGAAGAGGATTTCCTCCCTGACACTATCCGTATGCTGAGAGAAAATTCTGTAAGCCAAATCGGTAAAGAGATAATCGTTTCCGACTCGGGCTCGGATGACGGCACTCCCGAATTGGCCCTTCGGCTGGGCGCGAGGCTTGTCGAATCTAAGGACCGGGCTCGGGGTAGGGCTGTGGCGCTGAACAGGGGGGCGGGCGCCGCCACCGGAGATGTTTTTCTGTTCCTTGACGCCGATACAACGCCTCCTTACGGCTATGATGCTTGTATAGAGAGGGTTTTAAGCGATCCTGAAACGGTCGGAGGGGCATTCGAGTTCTCGCTAGACGGCGCGGAATTCGGACTTCGCGTCGTAGAGTTTCTCAACCGGATCAGATACAGATTAAGACAGCGGTATTACGGTGATCAGGGGATTTTTGTCCGCGCCGATGTATTCAGAAGGGTCGGAGGCTGTCCCGAAAGGCCCATCCTTGAAGCGGCGTATTTATGCAAGGCGCTCCGGAAGGAAGGGAAACTCAAACTTGTCGGACTCGGGATGAATACCTCCCCCCGCCGCTTCATCGAAGGGGGAATTTACCGGGTACTGGCAAAAGATATAAAAATATGGTTCCTGGACTTAAT encodes:
- a CDS encoding glycosyltransferase family 2 protein, whose protein sequence is MKLSVIIPALNEEDFLPDTIRMLRENSVSQIGKEIIVSDSGSDDGTPELALRLGARLVESKDRARGRAVALNRGAGAATGDVFLFLDADTTPPYGYDACIERVLSDPETVGGAFEFSLDGAEFGLRVVEFLNRIRYRLRQRYYGDQGIFVRADVFRRVGGCPERPILEAAYLCKALRKEGKLKLVGLGMNTSPRRFIEGGIYRVLAKDIKIWFLDLIGFSVDNFADDYWKENRVRAKK